One Saccharopolyspora erythraea NRRL 2338 genomic region harbors:
- a CDS encoding FAD-binding and (Fe-S)-binding domain-containing protein, producing MQTTTQDFAADLRAALRGPARFDPGTRALYSTDASNYRQVPAAVAYPRDEDDVAAAVAVARAHRVPVTGRGAGTSIAGNAVGPGLVLDFSKHMNRILELDPERRLARVQPGVVLDSLRVQAAPHGLTFGPDPSTHSRCTLGGMIGNNSCGTHSVAWGKTVDNVRSLDVLLSDGTRLQAGPTTEDELTALCARGDRTGRLYQDLRALRDDLGELVRGSFPDLRRRVSGYNLDQLLPENGFDLARALVGTEGSCATVLGATVHLVETPGARAMAVLGFPDSYAAADQVTDLRGLDALAIEGLSSELVEVVGQRNPSSPALRLLPGGRSWLLVEVGGADRAEAEAAAQRIARAMGERAETVVHVEPTRMAALWKIREEGSGYSTRLADGTERWSGWEDAAVPPEHLGAYLREFDALLERFGRRGVTYGHYGDGCIHVRIDFDLMSTSGAADYRSFLESAADLVVSHGGSVSGEHGDGQARSELLSRMYPPEIIGGFERFKAAFDPDDLFNPGQIVRPRPLDSDLRVLVAPPRIPTRTTLALHADDGDLAPASRRCVGMGKCLNTTGGVMCPSYRATREEKHSTRGRAHLLFEMLAGRVITGGWRSPEVREALDLCLSCKGCKTDCPVGVDMATYKAEFLHHHYRHRPRPASHYSMGFLPLWLALGQHTPRLANRVLTSRAAGLLKRMGGIAPERAIPPLAGQTLRAWWSARDRRLEQPSVVLFPDTFTNHFDPHVGQDAVTAMEALGQTVDLPRSQVCCGLTWASTGQLGIARRMVRRTARVLGPQVQAGLPVVGLEPSCTAFLRNDALELAPHDPHVTALAEATRTFAEWVEPTRAQWTRESGSAPESLVQVHCHQYSELGFDADRAALEATGTRARVLDSGCCGLAGNFGFERGHYEVSMACAEHALLPAVRAAEPGTDVVADGFSCRTQLRQATGTEPVHLATLVARALTADTPPR from the coding sequence ATGCAGACCACCACGCAGGACTTCGCCGCCGACCTGCGCGCGGCGCTGCGGGGACCGGCCCGGTTCGACCCGGGCACCCGCGCCCTGTACTCCACCGACGCCTCCAACTACCGGCAGGTCCCGGCGGCGGTGGCCTACCCGCGCGACGAAGACGACGTCGCCGCCGCGGTCGCGGTGGCCCGCGCGCACCGGGTGCCGGTCACCGGCCGCGGCGCGGGCACCAGCATCGCCGGCAACGCCGTGGGCCCGGGCCTGGTGCTGGACTTCTCCAAGCACATGAACCGGATCCTCGAACTCGACCCCGAACGCCGCCTGGCGCGGGTGCAGCCCGGCGTGGTGCTGGACTCCCTGCGGGTGCAGGCGGCCCCGCACGGGCTGACCTTCGGGCCCGACCCCTCCACCCACAGCCGCTGCACGCTCGGCGGCATGATCGGCAACAACTCCTGCGGCACCCACTCGGTGGCCTGGGGCAAGACCGTCGACAACGTCCGCTCGCTGGACGTGTTGCTCTCCGACGGCACCCGCCTGCAGGCCGGCCCCACCACCGAGGACGAGCTCACCGCGCTGTGCGCGCGGGGCGACCGCACCGGACGGCTCTACCAGGACCTGCGCGCGCTGCGCGACGACCTCGGCGAACTGGTCCGCGGCTCCTTCCCCGACCTGCGGCGCCGGGTGTCGGGCTACAACCTCGACCAGCTGCTGCCCGAGAACGGATTCGACCTCGCCCGCGCCCTGGTCGGCACCGAAGGCAGCTGCGCGACCGTGCTCGGGGCCACCGTGCACCTGGTCGAGACCCCGGGCGCCCGCGCGATGGCGGTACTGGGCTTCCCCGACAGCTACGCCGCCGCCGACCAGGTCACCGACCTGCGCGGACTGGACGCGCTGGCCATCGAGGGGCTGAGCTCGGAGCTGGTCGAGGTCGTCGGCCAGCGCAACCCCTCCTCCCCCGCCCTGCGGCTGCTGCCCGGCGGACGCAGCTGGCTGCTGGTGGAGGTCGGCGGCGCCGACCGCGCCGAGGCCGAGGCCGCCGCGCAGCGCATCGCGCGCGCCATGGGCGAGCGCGCCGAAACCGTCGTGCACGTCGAACCCACCCGGATGGCCGCGCTGTGGAAGATCCGCGAGGAGGGCTCGGGCTACTCCACGCGGCTGGCCGACGGCACCGAGCGCTGGTCGGGCTGGGAGGACGCCGCCGTGCCCCCCGAGCACCTAGGCGCATACCTGCGGGAGTTCGACGCGCTGCTGGAGCGCTTCGGCCGCCGCGGCGTCACCTACGGCCACTACGGCGACGGCTGCATCCACGTGCGCATCGACTTCGACCTGATGAGCACCTCCGGCGCGGCGGACTACCGGTCGTTCCTGGAGTCCGCGGCCGACCTGGTGGTCTCCCACGGCGGGTCGGTCTCCGGCGAGCACGGCGACGGCCAGGCCCGCTCGGAGCTGCTGTCGCGGATGTACCCGCCGGAGATCATCGGCGGCTTCGAGCGCTTCAAGGCCGCCTTCGACCCCGACGACCTGTTCAACCCCGGCCAGATCGTGCGCCCCCGCCCGCTGGACTCCGACCTGCGCGTGCTGGTCGCTCCCCCGCGCATCCCGACCCGCACCACCCTGGCGCTGCACGCCGACGACGGCGACCTCGCCCCGGCCTCCCGGCGCTGCGTGGGCATGGGCAAGTGCCTGAACACCACAGGTGGGGTGATGTGCCCGAGCTACCGCGCTACCCGCGAGGAGAAGCACTCCACCCGCGGCCGCGCCCACCTGCTGTTCGAGATGCTGGCCGGACGCGTCATCACCGGCGGCTGGCGCTCACCGGAGGTCCGCGAGGCGCTCGACCTGTGCCTGTCGTGCAAGGGCTGCAAGACCGACTGCCCGGTCGGGGTGGACATGGCCACCTACAAGGCCGAGTTCCTGCACCACCACTACCGGCACCGCCCCCGACCCGCCTCGCACTACTCGATGGGCTTCCTGCCGCTGTGGCTGGCACTGGGCCAGCACACCCCCCGGCTGGCCAACCGCGTACTCACCAGCAGAGCCGCGGGCCTGCTCAAGCGAATGGGCGGCATCGCCCCCGAACGCGCCATCCCGCCGCTGGCCGGGCAGACGCTGCGCGCCTGGTGGTCGGCACGCGACCGCCGCCTGGAACAGCCGTCGGTGGTGCTGTTCCCCGACACCTTCACCAACCACTTCGACCCCCACGTCGGCCAGGACGCGGTGACCGCGATGGAAGCGCTGGGCCAGACCGTGGACCTGCCCCGCAGCCAGGTCTGCTGCGGGCTGACCTGGGCCTCCACCGGCCAGCTCGGCATCGCCCGGCGAATGGTCCGGCGCACCGCCCGCGTCCTGGGCCCCCAGGTCCAGGCAGGACTGCCGGTGGTCGGCCTGGAACCCAGCTGCACGGCGTTCCTGCGCAACGACGCGCTGGAACTGGCCCCGCACGACCCCCACGTCACCGCGCTGGCCGAGGCGACCCGGACCTTCGCCGAATGGGTCGAGCCCACCCGCGCCCAATGGACCCGCGAGTCCGGCAGCGCCCCGGAGTCGCTGGTGCAGGTGCACTGCCACCAGTACAGCGAGCTCGGCTTCGACGCCGACCGCGCCGCCCTGGAGGCCACCGGCACCCGCGCCCGCGTGCTGGACTCCGGCTGCTGCGGACTCGCGGGCAACTTCGGCTTCGAACGCGGCCACTACGAGGTGTCGATGGCCTGCGCCGAACACGCCCTGCTGCCCGCGGTGCGCGCCGCCGAGCCCGGCACCGACGTCGTCGCCGACGGCTTCAGCTGCCGCACCCAGCTGCGCCAGGCCACCGGCACCGAACCGGTGCACCTGGCCACGCTGGTCGCCCGCGCGCTCACCGCGGATACGCCACCCCGTTGA
- the fabG gene encoding 3-oxoacyl-ACP reductase FabG, translating into MARSVLVTGGNRGIGLAIARAFQAAGDNVAVTHRGSGAPEGLLGVRCDVTDTEQVTAAFDEVEAAHGRVEVLVANAGITDDGLLLRMDDEQFGRVIDANLAGSYRVAKRAASSMLRLRRGRIVFISSVVGLSGGAGQANYAASKAGLVGLARSIARELGSRSITANVVAPGFVTTDMTDVLEEDRKKEILGQIPLGRFASTDEVAGTVQWLASDAAAYVTGAVIPVDGGLGMGH; encoded by the coding sequence GTGGCACGGTCCGTACTGGTGACCGGCGGGAACCGCGGCATCGGGTTGGCCATCGCGAGGGCGTTCCAGGCCGCCGGGGACAACGTCGCGGTCACCCACCGCGGATCGGGTGCTCCGGAGGGGCTGCTGGGGGTGCGCTGCGACGTCACCGACACCGAGCAGGTCACGGCCGCCTTCGACGAGGTGGAGGCCGCGCACGGCCGCGTGGAGGTGCTGGTGGCCAACGCCGGCATCACCGACGACGGGCTGCTGCTGCGGATGGACGACGAGCAGTTCGGGCGGGTCATCGACGCGAACCTGGCCGGGTCCTACCGGGTCGCCAAGCGCGCGGCGAGCAGCATGCTGCGGCTGCGCCGGGGCCGGATCGTGTTCATCTCCTCGGTGGTGGGGCTCTCCGGCGGCGCCGGGCAGGCCAACTACGCGGCGAGCAAGGCGGGCCTGGTGGGTCTGGCGCGTTCCATCGCCCGCGAGCTGGGCTCGCGCAGCATCACCGCCAACGTCGTCGCCCCCGGTTTCGTCACCACCGACATGACCGACGTGCTGGAAGAGGACCGCAAGAAGGAGATCCTCGGCCAGATCCCGCTGGGCCGGTTCGCCTCCACCGACGAGGTCGCGGGCACCGTGCAGTGGCTGGCCTCCGACGCGGCGGCCTACGTCACCGGCGCGGTGATCCCGGTCGACGGCGGCCTGGGCATGGGGCACTGA
- a CDS encoding SMP-30/gluconolactonase/LRE family protein, whose protein sequence is MSEFIEARFEVLDERFSGVGGDGLVERLHSGCRWTEGPVYFAAGRYLLFSDIPNDRLLRWDETTGVVGVFRAPAGYTNGHTVDRQGRLVSCEQGHRRVTRTEHDGSVVVLADRWNGKRLNSPNDVVERADGSVWFTDPSYGIDSDYEGHRAETEIGACHVYRVDPATGDVRAVAQDFDRPNGLAFSADERRLYVADTRRKHIRLFDVADDGALSGGEVFATCDAGSFDGVRLDALGRVWAAAHDGVHCFDADGTPLGKLLLPEVVSNLVFGGPKRNHLFMTASSSVYALRVNFNGVAYPR, encoded by the coding sequence TTGTCGGAGTTCATCGAGGCGCGGTTCGAGGTGTTGGACGAGCGTTTTTCCGGGGTCGGCGGGGACGGGCTGGTCGAGCGGCTGCACAGCGGTTGCCGCTGGACGGAGGGCCCGGTGTACTTCGCGGCGGGGCGCTACCTGCTGTTCAGCGACATCCCCAACGACCGGTTGCTGCGCTGGGACGAGACCACGGGCGTCGTCGGGGTGTTCCGGGCGCCTGCCGGGTACACCAACGGTCACACCGTCGACCGGCAGGGCCGGTTGGTCAGCTGCGAGCAGGGGCACCGGCGGGTCACGCGCACCGAGCACGACGGCTCGGTGGTGGTGCTGGCCGATCGGTGGAACGGCAAGCGGTTGAACAGTCCCAACGACGTGGTCGAGCGGGCCGACGGGTCGGTGTGGTTCACCGATCCCAGTTACGGCATCGACAGCGATTACGAGGGGCATCGCGCTGAGACCGAGATCGGTGCTTGCCACGTCTACCGCGTCGATCCGGCCACCGGGGACGTGCGCGCGGTCGCGCAGGACTTCGACCGCCCCAACGGTCTGGCGTTCTCCGCCGACGAGCGGCGCCTCTACGTCGCCGACACCCGGCGCAAGCACATCCGGCTGTTCGACGTCGCCGATGACGGAGCGCTGTCCGGCGGCGAGGTGTTCGCCACCTGCGATGCGGGCAGCTTCGACGGGGTGCGGCTGGACGCGCTGGGCCGGGTGTGGGCGGCGGCGCACGACGGGGTGCACTGCTTCGACGCCGACGGCACGCCGCTGGGCAAGCTGCTGCTGCCGGAGGTGGTGTCGAACTTGGTTTTCGGCGGGCCCAAGCGCAACCACCTGTTCATGACGGCGAGCTCGTCGGTGTATGCGTTGCGGGTCAACTTCAACGGGGTGGCGTATCCGCGGTGA